Part of the Paenibacillus kyungheensis genome, TGATTTCATCACAGGAGCTGCATCAAGTGTGAATGTAGAACCGTTTAAATATGCTTTTTTGCTACCAATTGTCATCGAAAGTGTACGCTTGCCATATACCAATTTAATCGAATCATTTTCTTGCAACTTCACCTGTGCTTTGAATGCACGTGTAAATAGCCCTAATTGCACCATCGTGATTCCATTACTTTCGTAAGGTTTGACGATACTTTGCTTTTGACCATTGATCGTTGCAGATGTACTGCCTTTTTTGATCTTCAATTCCAATAGTGCTGCTGCCGATGCTGTTCCTGTTGTTGCATAGACGGTTGTCAACACAAGCATAATAGCCAGTAGACTTGAAGCGGTAATCCGCAACCACTTACTCATTCAAGCTCCTCATTTCTGTATACAAGCTTGTTGGAAATTCCAACAGCGATTTCTGACTGATAGTGTTGTATCTGTTATCGGGATGTTCCTCATAGGATAGACTTACAGCCGATTATTCTTTACTTAATTTGATTTGACGATTAATAATATCGCCATTGGATTGCATGACCAGTTTGACTGTTTGCCCTGGTACATACGATTTGAGAATTTCGTTAAGGTCAACCACAGTGTGTACTTTTTTGCCATTTACACTGTATAGAATATCGCCTTTTTTAATGCCTGCTTTGGTTGCAATCTTAGAATTCACTTTCCCTACTGTCAACGCATCATCAGTAGGCATACCGCTAAGTGCATCTTCACTTTCTTCAAAATCCAACCCTAAGGAAGCACGATGAACTTCGCCATATTTGAATAACTGTCCAACAATGTATTGAACGGTATCTGCTGGAATCGTAAATCCAAGATTATCTACGCCCAGTGCTTCATATTTCATCGTATTAATCCCGATCACTTTGCCATCCATATTGACCAATGGGCCGCCACTGTTCCCTGGATTGATCGCTGCATCGGTTTGAAGCAATTTGTACGAAGCATCAACAGCACGATTCACACCGCTAATAATGCCAGATGTTGCTGAATTACGTAGGGATAGTGATAACGGTGTACCAATAGCCACTACTTGTTCACCGACTACCGGTTGCTCTTTACTGGATACAAATGATGCTACTTTCAGGGAAGTGGCATTGATTTTGATAATAGCTAGGTCACTGACGGTATCGCTGTAAATTTCTTTCACCAGATACGTTTTACTGTTTCCTTTGGCTTCTGATGTGATTACTTTAGCTCCAGGTTCCATACTGTCAATCACATGGGCATTCGTTACAATCCAACCGTCTGATGAAATAATAACACCAGAACCGAAAGCGATGCCTGTTCCGCCCGGCTCTTCGCTTTCAGAACCACCTTCCGAAGCGATAGCTTCAGCTGTAGGGGTACCTACAATACCTACTACAGAAGGAGAAATACGAGCAATAATTTTAGAAATATTACTTGTTGTAGAAGCTGCAAACTTTGGAGAGGAATATGTATAACTTGAAGCGTCGCTTGTATCCGATGCCCATACCGATTGTTGTGTCGGTAACATCAACACAGAAGTTAATAATACAAGTGCAGGTAATTTGGATCGGGATAATTTCAAATTCATCCAGCCTTTCTATAGTTGCGTATATGTTCCTGTAAAATTGTCATTTTGTAGGAAAAATAGTCTGATTCCAATGTAGCATATGCACAGGTATGACACAATTGCCATGAAGAACTATCTTTGCATATTCATTGGTAAATATAAGGATATTTAGGCAAAAACAAGCCAGTACATCTGAATACATCGAACTATTCAACATGTACTGGCTATTATTGCTACTGCTAATGTTACACCTGACTGCTCTCTAACTCGCGACTACGCTGTGTATCTCGTTCCAAAATAGGTTTGAGATAATGACCTGTATACGAATTCTTCACCTTCACCAGTTGTTCTGGGCTACCTGATGCTAGAATCGTACCACCACCACTACCACCTTCTGGACCAAGATCGATCAAGTAATCTGCTGTTTTGATTACATCCAGATTATGCTCAATCACCAGTACGGAATCACCGGAATCGACCAGACGATGAAGTACGGTTAATAGACGATCAATATCGTCTACATGTAGTCCTGTTGTTGGCTCATCTAAAATATAGATCGTTTTACCTGTGCTACGACGATGAAGTTCAGAAGCCAATTTCACCCGTTGTGCTTCACCACCGGATAATGTAGTTGCCGGTTGACCTAGCTTCACATAACCTAGACCTACATCAAACAACGTCTGCATTTTACGCTGAATACGCGGGATGTTTTGGAAAAAGTCTACGCCGTCTTCTACGGTCATTTCAAGCACATCAGAGATACTTTTGTTTTTGTATTTCACTTCAAGGGTCTCACGGTTATAACGTTTGCCTTTACAAATTTCGCAAGGAACATACACGTCTGGTAAAAAGTGCATTTCGATTTTGATAATACCGTCTCCACGACAAGCTTCACAGCGTCCACCTTTAACGTTAAAGCTAAAGCGACCTTTTTTGTAACCACGTACTTTGGCTTCATTGGTCTGAGCGAACAGATCACGAATATCATCAAATACGCCTGTATACGTTGCTGGATTGGAACGTGGTGTACGACCGATAGGAGATTGATCGATATCTACTACTTTATCGACATGCTCTAATCCACGAATTTCACGATATTCACCTGGACGAACTCTAGCTTTGTTAAGATCGCGAGCTAGTGTTTTGTATAGAATCTCATTTACTAATGTTGATTTACCAGAACCGGATACGCCTGTAACAGCTGTAAATAATCCAATTGGAAATTTAACATTTACATTTTTAAGGTTATTTTCTTTGGCTCCGCGAATCTCTAACCAACGATCACTTGCTTCGCGGCGCTTCGCAGGTACAGGAATAAATTTGCGACCACTTAAATATTGACCTGTCAATGAATCAGGATGTGCCATAATCTCAGCAGGTGTTCCTTCTGCAATCACATGACCTCCATGAATCCCTGCACCTGGTCCAATATCAATAATATGATCTGCCGCCATCATGGTGTCTTCATCATGCTCAACTACGATTAACGTATTTCCTAGATCACGCATATGCTCTAATGTGTGAATCAAGCGATCATTATCCCGTTGATGTAATCCAATACTTGGCTCATCGAGAATATAAAGTACACCGGTCAGACTGGAACCGATCTGCGTCGCTAGACGAATACGCTGTGCTTCACCACCAGATAATGTTCCTGCTGCACGTGCCATCGTCAAATACTCTAGTCCTACATTCACTAGGAATCCTAAACGACTGCCGATTTCTTTCAAAATCAAGCGAGCAATACTTTGCTCTTTTTCGCTCAATACTAGATTTTCAAAAAAGGTAGTTGCTTCACCAATTGGCATCGCTGTTACTTCAGAAATATTCACCTTATTGACAGTAACCGCAAGAATTTCTTTTTTCAAACGATTGCCTTTACATACCGGACAAGGCTTCGCACTCATAAATCCTTCGATATATTCGCGCATACTATCTGAAGATGTATCTTTGTAACGACGTTCCAAATTATGAATAATACCTTCGAACAAGACTTGAGCTTCTTTTTTCTGTCCAAAGTCACTTTCATAACGGAAACGAATCTTTTGTCCATCTGAACCTTTTAAAATAATATTGATCTGCTGTTCTGTTAACTCAGACACAGGTACATCGATCGGAATTTTGTAATGTTCACAGACTGATTTGAGAAATTGCGGATAATAGTTCGATAATCCACCGCTCCATGCTTGAAAAGCACCTTGATCGATCGTTTTACTTTTATCTGGAATTAACAGATCAGGATCGACCACCATACGTATACCTAACCCATCACATTCCGTACAAGCTCCAAACGGGCTGTTAAACGAAAACATACGTGGAGATAACTCTTCCATACTGAATCCACAGATCGGACAAGCAAAATTCGAACTAAAACGAAGTTCTTCTTTGTCGATAATATCTACTAGCAATTGACCGCCAGACATTTTCAAAGCCATCTCAATTGAATCTGCTAGACGAGCTGCTACATCTTCTTTGACTACGATACGGTCAACTACCACTTCGATCGTATGTTTTTTATTTTTTTCCAGTTGAATATCTTCTGATACATCTCTAATCTCACCATTGACACGAGCACGTACAAAACCTTGCTTGGAGATTTCAGAGAAAATGCTTTTATGTTCACCTTTACGTCCAGAAATAACAGGTGCCAAAATCTGTAGACGTGTACGCTCAGGATATTCCATAATACGATCGACCATTTGCTCTACCGTTTGTGAAGTGATCTCAACTCCATGCACAGGACAATGAGGATGACCTACACGTGCAAACAAAAGACGCAAGTAATCATAAATTTCGGTAACTGTCCCTACAGTAGAACGAGGGTTACGACTTGTTGTTTTCTGATCAATCGATATCGCAGGAGATAGTCCTTCAATCGAATCGACATCCGGTTTCTCCATTTGTCCCAAAAACTGACGAGCATATGCAGATAATGATTCGACATAACGACGTTGACCTTCTGCATAAATCGTATCAAATGCAAGTGAAGATTTCCCTGATCCACTTAACCCTGTTAATACAACAAAGCTATCGCGAGGGATACTAATATCAATATTTTTGAGATTATGCGCTCGTGCGCCTTTAACCTCGATAAATTTGTTTGCCAAATAATCCAACCTCCAAGTCCGGTGCTTCCGGAGTAATTGCTACACTTCTGTATATCAACATCTCTAGTTGAGCATGTATCGAATTTAGCTACAAGCTATGATAAAGGTTGCCAAACATCACTGCATCAAGCACAGGATATTTAACAACCTTCATTATTTATCTATTAAATAATTGATGATCGCCAACGATATCGATCTGTTATTAACTATAACTATTTGTTATTCAGCTTTCAGTTCAAGCACTGCATCTCGAAGTTCAGCAGCACGTTCAAACTGTAGATTTTTGGCTGCTTCTTTCATTTCCAGTTCAAGACGACTAATCAATGCTTGACGATCGCGTTTGGAAAGTTTTGTTTTGCCGATCTCTTCCATATAACTTGCTTTACCTTCAGCCACTTTGGTCGCTTCGATAACATCACGTATTTTTTTACGGATCGTTTGCGGCGTAATGCCATGTTCCTCATTATAAGCAACCTGAATACTACGACGACGCTCTGTTTCGAAGATCGCTTTTTGCATCGAATCGGTTATACGATCGCCATACATAATGACTCGACCATCCGAGTTACGTGCGGCACGACCAATGGTCTGAATCAACGAACGCTCTGAACGCAGGAATCCTTCTTTGTCTGCATCCAATATCGCTACCAGAGATACTTCAGGCAAATCAAGTCCTTCCCGGAGTAAGTTAATTCCGACAAGCACATGGAATGTACCTAGACGTAGATCACGTAAGATCGACATCCGTTCCAGTGTTTTGATATCCGAATGCAGATACCTAACTTTGATTCCTATTTCTTTGAGATAATCGGTTAAATCTTCTGACATTTTCTTCGTCAGGGTCGTTAACAGTACCCGTTCATCACGCTCAATACGTAACCGAATTTCTCCAATAATATCATCGATCTGTCCTTTGGTTGGACGCACTTCAATGATCGGATCAAGTAGTCCGGTTGGACGGATAATCTGTTGTGTCATTTCTTGACAGTGTTCCAGTTCATAAGGACCTGGTGTCGCAGATACGAACACAATCTGATTGATTTTATCTTCAAATTCTTCGAATTTCAGTGGACGATTATCAAGCGCAGATGGCAGACGGAATCCATGATCTACCAGAACATTTTTACGTGCCTGGTCACCATTATACATCGCTCTAATCTGCGGTAATGTCACATGAGATTCATCGACAACGATCAACATATCGTCAGGAAAATAATCCATTAATGTATAAGGAGTATCTCCACGTTCACGGAAAGTAAGAGGACCAGAGTAGTTCTCAATCCCGGAGCAGAAACCAACTTCTCTCATCATTTCAAGATCATAATTAGTACGTTGCTCTAAACGCTGTGCTTCTAGCAACTTACCTTGTTCATTTAACACTTTGAGGCGCTCTTCGAGTTCACGTTCGATATTTTTAAGTGCTACTTTGAGTGTCTCTTCTTTGGTAACAAAGTGAGATGCCGGGAAAATAGCAATATGTTCACGTTCACCGACTAATTCGCCTGTTAATACATCAATCTCAGTGATACGTTCAATCTCATCACCAAACAATTCGATACGAACTGCTTGTTCTCCGCGTGAAGCAGGGAATATCTCAATGACATCACCACGTACACGGAAAGTACCCCGTACAAAGTTAATATCGTTACGTTGATACTGAATATCCACTAAACGAGATAGGATTTCATTACGTGACTTCTCCATACCTACACGCAGTGATAATAACAAACCGCCGTAATCTTGCGGTGAACCCAGACCATAAATACAAGATACACTCGCTACGATAATAACATCACGACGTTCAAACAATGAACTGGTCGCGGAGTGACGTAATTTATCAATCTCTTCATTGATACTGGAGTCTTTCTCAATATACGTATCTGAAGACGGAATATACGCTTCCGGTTGATAATAATCATAATAACTTACAAAATAATCGACTGAATTGTTCGGGAAAAAGTCTCTAAATTCCCCTGCTAATTGAGCCGCTAGTGTTTTGTTATGTGCAATAACCAGTGTAGGTCGTTGCAACTTGGCTATCACTTGTGCCATTGTAAATGTTTTACCTGTTCCGGTTGCCCCGAGAAGAGTCTGATACTTTTCTCCTCGTTCTATACCTTTCACCAACTCATCTATCGCTTGAGGCTGATCGCCTTGAGGAGAGAATTCCGACTGTATTTCAAATTTCTTGGAGCTGACAACAATATCATTCATTGCCCTGCATCACCCTATCGTCTAAAATATAAATTACACATGCCCGATAATAACAAAAGAGACCGTTAATCAAAGTGCCGAATACATTATACTTTACCCAACATGTACGATGGTGGCACACCATGAATTGACGAATCTCATTTTTGGTTAATTATTCTATAATAAGTTGTCTGTAGATTATCAGTTCTATAGCACAGCAAAAATATACCGCTATAGGAATGTTTGTTCTTATATTATACTCCTCCTACTGCGTTTATGCAATTGAAACACGACTGAAATTTTAACTTTTTTCATGTAAATCGTTATAGTTACGGTTATTCCCCATACCCAGAACAGGAGATGAATGAATGGATTTAACAACGATTATCGGGATTATTGCAGGGCTTGCTGCATTGATTGGGGGCTTTTTATGGGAAGGCGGCGATGCGAGTGGGCTAGTTCAAGGTGCTGCGGCATTGATCGTATTTGGAGGAACCGCTGCGGCTGTTGTAATCAGCTTTCCATTAGCACGATTAAAAAAAATTCCGCGTGCGATTGCTTTCACCTTTTCAACAGGTGGTACTGATAATGAGCAATTGATTGAAGATATTGTTAATATGTCTACACATGCACGCCGGGCAGGTGTACTGGCTCTTGAGCCTCAAGCTTCTTCTCATGATAATCCTTTTCTACGAGAAGGTATTCAGCAAGTAGTCGATGGGACAGATCGTGAAGTGATTCAACAAATTCTAGAACTTGAAATGACCAAAACAGAATTAGAACATGAACAATATGCTAAAGTGTTCGATTCTGCTGGTGGGTATGCACCTACGATGGGGATTATCGGTACCGTTATGGGTCTTATCCAAGTATTAGGTAGTCTTAGCGAACCTACCGGATTAGGCGGATCGATTGCTGTTGCTTTTACAGCGACTTTGTATGGTGTTGCTAGTGCCAACCTTATCTTTTTACCGATCGCTTCCAAAATCCGTTCTCGTAGCGAGCTTGATATTCAAACGATGGAAATGTTATTAGAAGGCGTATTATCGATCCAAAATGGCGAAAATCCTCAATTGGTACGTAAAAAGTTAGAAACGTTTTTGCCTGAGAACAATGGAAATCTTATTCGTGAAGCTAGAACAGGGGAGGAATAACGATGGCACGTTATTCTCGGCGAGGTAAAAAAGGCACTGGACATAATCAGCAAGATCGTTGGCTGATTACCTACGCTGATTTAATTACGTTGTTACTGATCTTCTTTGTTGTGATGTATTCAGTAAGTCATGTAGATACTGCCAAGTATCAGGTGCTAACCGATTCATTACAGCTTACTTTCCAAAGCGATAATTCGATTCTAGATGGCGGTAAAGGTATCACAGGAACCGCTGGTAAAAATACAAGTAACGGCGGTTCTACTTCGACCAGTAATCAAGCAGGCAATGCAGGCGGTAAAGATACACAAAGCGGCGCAACTACACTGACTAATCGCGAAGAAGCTTTTCGTAAGCAAGAAAGCGAATTAGCGAATCTAATGAGTGTGATCCAAAAGTATGTCAAAACCAATAATCTAGGCAATCAAGTCGTCGTCGCTGACAAGCCGCAAGGGATCTCTATTACACTCAGTGATCAATTTTTATTTAACGAAGGTCAAGCGAATCTCAAATCACCTTCACTAGCAACACTTGCACAATTATCTAGCTTATTCCAATCTATTGATACGACAGTCAGTATTGAAGGACATACCGATAATTTACCTATTGTGAATGCCTCACGTTATCAAGATAACTGGGAATTGTCGGGCGCACGTGCCTTGTCTGTTCTGCGTTATTTTATTGATACTAAAGGATTAGACAAATCGAAGTTTCAATATGCAGGTTATGGAGATACACGTCCAACCGCAGATAATTCAACAGCAGCAGGCCGTCAAAAAAATCGCCGTGTAGAAATTATCGTTTTACGTCAGTTGCAAGACTAATAGGAGCGATTAAGTAATAGCATTCGTATTTTCAATACCATGTGATAGGTAGGCTTTAATACTAAGATGTAACTGTTAAGTTTGAATTCAAAAAAAGCACTCAAGTGTATCTACTCATCTGCTGATCGAGAGTACACTTGGGTGCTTTTTATAGTTTATCATTTATTGTAGGCTGATATTCAAATACCTACTTATGTTGTAAAGCAATGACTCTTCCTAACACTACAGCACTGAATAGTACTCACTTACGGCGTGGACGCTTGGGTAATCCATGCTTTTCGATATACTCGGGAGTCAATTCAATCGGCTCTTCAGGCACCTCTGTTTCCGTAGACAGATTGCTTTCTAGCAATAATATCGCATCCGCTTCCTGATAACTGTTGTTCAACTTGTGTACACGAGGTTTGGTGACCAGATGCCAGACCGATAAACGCTGAATATCTGGAGAGATAACAGCTTGATCATCCGGTGCAAAAATCATGCCTAACTGATGATGATCCCCTGCATAGATCGCTCGTTGTAGAAATTTACTTTCGCCCTGAATATTTAATATTTCCAATTTGCAAAAAGCTGGATTGATTCGTAATGCCGCATGTAATGATTGTGGATCTTGAATCAACTGTCCATTCACTTTATATACACTTTCCCCTGCGGTAATACCTAACTCTGCCGCCGGGCTAGCTGGGATAACATCTAGTATTTTGAGTCCCCGTAATCCACGAATAAATAATGGGCTCTGTTGCGACTCTTCTCGTCTACTCACATACATAATCCATTCACGTAAAATTACTGCTATCACTAATGCAGGGATAGCGATAGGCGCCCACCACAGTGCCAAAGCCGCAAGTACGATCATAATAAAGCTACTCTGTAATAATCGCTTGGCTATCGCATTCACTTTGACTTGTGGCAAATGGGTCTGTGTTAATATACTGCAACCGATCATCACCGGTAATGCTGTTAAAGATACACCATTTATCCATGACTCTGCTCCATGAAGCGGTGTCCATGGCAGAACAAGACCACCGGTGGAAGGGATAAATAACCATAAAGGAATCGGCCAGAATGCTTCTATTGCATAGGCCCCTACAGGCTTACCACGCTTGCCTTCAATGACAACTGGAGAAGAAAAGCGAGTGGCTTGCATACGGAATAATACTGCTTCAATCAATTGTAACAATACCGAGATGGCTAACAATCCAGGCAAATCTACATTGCGAATACTCTCTATCACTTGCCCGATAAAACCTGTAGGTTGCCATGACGGTAAAGAGAGCAGCACCATATAAATGATCGTAAGTACAGCCAAAGCCATCGTTATATGAGCATAACGTAGACGGAATACGGATAATAGAATCAAAATTGTTCCTATACACCAGGTAACTTCTGTCTGTATATGTATACCTATAAATGCCATCGCAATCGATACCAGTAATCCGACAATCATTCCTGTAATCACTGTACGTAATACACGACCTGCATAGACATAAATACGAATATTAAATAATTTACGTTCAAGAATACCTTGACGTCTGTAATGCAACAAAACACCGATCAAAAATATATAATAAAAAGGCTGTGTTAATAGCGCCCCTAAAGCCCCGCCTATCATACGGAGTGCCTCACCTAACACGTTCAACGGTTGCCACTCTCCTTTGCCATCTATCTTTCTTTCATAGAAATCGTACCATCAAATCCTACTTGGACTCAACTCTCTCTATTCTACATAAAAAAAGAAGGCTATAACAGCCTTCTTTTTGGAAATACATATGAACATAGGAGTGTTAGCTTTAAATTATTTGGTATTCGCTGTAGAAATTTGCTTTTCAACCCCAGCAATCGCTTTGTTCATTTGAACATCATATTGTGGGTCTTGAATATGCTTCACTAATGCAATCTCAAGGGCAGTTGCTGTTTTCTCATCAATCGCACCTGTCACCGTCAGCTTTTGCTTAGTCTGGAATGATTTCACTGCACTCTCGGTATCACGATCAAAATAACCGTCTTTGCGATCGACACTGTAACCAAGGCCATCTAACATAATTTGAGCACTCTTAATATCGCTATTGTTCATATCATATTTGAGTGTTTTTTCTTTGTTGATTGGAGTCACGGTAAAGTAATCAGGCGGAGCGATTTTCACATCCGGTTTGATTCCTTTTTTATGAATCCAATCTCCATTTGGAGTCAACCATTTAGCAATCGTAATTT contains:
- a CDS encoding flagellar motor protein: MDLTTIIGIIAGLAALIGGFLWEGGDASGLVQGAAALIVFGGTAAAVVISFPLARLKKIPRAIAFTFSTGGTDNEQLIEDIVNMSTHARRAGVLALEPQASSHDNPFLREGIQQVVDGTDREVIQQILELEMTKTELEHEQYAKVFDSAGGYAPTMGIIGTVMGLIQVLGSLSEPTGLGGSIAVAFTATLYGVASANLIFLPIASKIRSRSELDIQTMEMLLEGVLSIQNGENPQLVRKKLETFLPENNGNLIREARTGEE
- the uvrA gene encoding excinuclease ABC subunit UvrA codes for the protein MANKFIEVKGARAHNLKNIDISIPRDSFVVLTGLSGSGKSSLAFDTIYAEGQRRYVESLSAYARQFLGQMEKPDVDSIEGLSPAISIDQKTTSRNPRSTVGTVTEIYDYLRLLFARVGHPHCPVHGVEITSQTVEQMVDRIMEYPERTRLQILAPVISGRKGEHKSIFSEISKQGFVRARVNGEIRDVSEDIQLEKNKKHTIEVVVDRIVVKEDVAARLADSIEMALKMSGGQLLVDIIDKEELRFSSNFACPICGFSMEELSPRMFSFNSPFGACTECDGLGIRMVVDPDLLIPDKSKTIDQGAFQAWSGGLSNYYPQFLKSVCEHYKIPIDVPVSELTEQQINIILKGSDGQKIRFRYESDFGQKKEAQVLFEGIIHNLERRYKDTSSDSMREYIEGFMSAKPCPVCKGNRLKKEILAVTVNKVNISEVTAMPIGEATTFFENLVLSEKEQSIARLILKEIGSRLGFLVNVGLEYLTMARAAGTLSGGEAQRIRLATQIGSSLTGVLYILDEPSIGLHQRDNDRLIHTLEHMRDLGNTLIVVEHDEDTMMAADHIIDIGPGAGIHGGHVIAEGTPAEIMAHPDSLTGQYLSGRKFIPVPAKRREASDRWLEIRGAKENNLKNVNVKFPIGLFTAVTGVSGSGKSTLVNEILYKTLARDLNKARVRPGEYREIRGLEHVDKVVDIDQSPIGRTPRSNPATYTGVFDDIRDLFAQTNEAKVRGYKKGRFSFNVKGGRCEACRGDGIIKIEMHFLPDVYVPCEICKGKRYNRETLEVKYKNKSISDVLEMTVEDGVDFFQNIPRIQRKMQTLFDVGLGYVKLGQPATTLSGGEAQRVKLASELHRRSTGKTIYILDEPTTGLHVDDIDRLLTVLHRLVDSGDSVLVIEHNLDVIKTADYLIDLGPEGGSGGGTILASGSPEQLVKVKNSYTGHYLKPILERDTQRSRELESSQV
- a CDS encoding S1C family serine protease, which codes for MKLSRSKLPALVLLTSVLMLPTQQSVWASDTSDASSYTYSSPKFAASTTSNISKIIARISPSVVGIVGTPTAEAIASEGGSESEEPGGTGIAFGSGVIISSDGWIVTNAHVIDSMEPGAKVITSEAKGNSKTYLVKEIYSDTVSDLAIIKINATSLKVASFVSSKEQPVVGEQVVAIGTPLSLSLRNSATSGIISGVNRAVDASYKLLQTDAAINPGNSGGPLVNMDGKVIGINTMKYEALGVDNLGFTIPADTVQYIVGQLFKYGEVHRASLGLDFEESEDALSGMPTDDALTVGKVNSKIATKAGIKKGDILYSVNGKKVHTVVDLNEILKSYVPGQTVKLVMQSNGDIINRQIKLSKE
- the uvrB gene encoding excinuclease ABC subunit UvrB, with protein sequence MNDIVVSSKKFEIQSEFSPQGDQPQAIDELVKGIERGEKYQTLLGATGTGKTFTMAQVIAKLQRPTLVIAHNKTLAAQLAGEFRDFFPNNSVDYFVSYYDYYQPEAYIPSSDTYIEKDSSINEEIDKLRHSATSSLFERRDVIIVASVSCIYGLGSPQDYGGLLLSLRVGMEKSRNEILSRLVDIQYQRNDINFVRGTFRVRGDVIEIFPASRGEQAVRIELFGDEIERITEIDVLTGELVGEREHIAIFPASHFVTKEETLKVALKNIERELEERLKVLNEQGKLLEAQRLEQRTNYDLEMMREVGFCSGIENYSGPLTFRERGDTPYTLMDYFPDDMLIVVDESHVTLPQIRAMYNGDQARKNVLVDHGFRLPSALDNRPLKFEEFEDKINQIVFVSATPGPYELEHCQEMTQQIIRPTGLLDPIIEVRPTKGQIDDIIGEIRLRIERDERVLLTTLTKKMSEDLTDYLKEIGIKVRYLHSDIKTLERMSILRDLRLGTFHVLVGINLLREGLDLPEVSLVAILDADKEGFLRSERSLIQTIGRAARNSDGRVIMYGDRITDSMQKAIFETERRRSIQVAYNEEHGITPQTIRKKIRDVIEATKVAEGKASYMEEIGKTKLSKRDRQALISRLELEMKEAAKNLQFERAAELRDAVLELKAE
- a CDS encoding flagellar motor protein MotB — protein: MARYSRRGKKGTGHNQQDRWLITYADLITLLLIFFVVMYSVSHVDTAKYQVLTDSLQLTFQSDNSILDGGKGITGTAGKNTSNGGSTSTSNQAGNAGGKDTQSGATTLTNREEAFRKQESELANLMSVIQKYVKTNNLGNQVVVADKPQGISITLSDQFLFNEGQANLKSPSLATLAQLSSLFQSIDTTVSIEGHTDNLPIVNASRYQDNWELSGARALSVLRYFIDTKGLDKSKFQYAGYGDTRPTADNSTAAGRQKNRRVEIIVLRQLQD
- a CDS encoding PDZ domain-containing protein, with amino-acid sequence MLGEALRMIGGALGALLTQPFYYIFLIGVLLHYRRQGILERKLFNIRIYVYAGRVLRTVITGMIVGLLVSIAMAFIGIHIQTEVTWCIGTILILLSVFRLRYAHITMALAVLTIIYMVLLSLPSWQPTGFIGQVIESIRNVDLPGLLAISVLLQLIEAVLFRMQATRFSSPVVIEGKRGKPVGAYAIEAFWPIPLWLFIPSTGGLVLPWTPLHGAESWINGVSLTALPVMIGCSILTQTHLPQVKVNAIAKRLLQSSFIMIVLAALALWWAPIAIPALVIAVILREWIMYVSRREESQQSPLFIRGLRGLKILDVIPASPAAELGITAGESVYKVNGQLIQDPQSLHAALRINPAFCKLEILNIQGESKFLQRAIYAGDHHQLGMIFAPDDQAVISPDIQRLSVWHLVTKPRVHKLNNSYQEADAILLLESNLSTETEVPEEPIELTPEYIEKHGLPKRPRRK